GCGTCGCGCGAAGCGCGGTGAGCGTCGGTGAGGTGGGAAGGTGAGGCCGGATCGAAGGAGCGAGCTCCGTCCGCGGTGGATTCGGGATCCTGGGATCCAGTGGAGCGGGTGGTGACTGTGATCATGGGGTCGGTCGTCGCGTTGACCTTCCTGTTCGGGTTCGGCAACGTCCTTGGTCTTGCGTTGCGGCTAGGAGTACCGATGTACGTGGCGCTGCTGGTGGCTCCGGCGGTCGATTTCTCGGTGCTCGGGCTGCTGCTGGGTACGCGGCACCTCGCCCTACGTGGTGCGCAGCCGGAGCAGCAACGCCCGGCGCGGCGGCTGCTGCTGTTCGCGTCGCTGGTGACGCTGGCGTTGAACGTGGCCGAGCCGATCTGCGCCGGCCAGTTCGGCAAAGCCGCCTTCGATGCGGTGGGTCCGTTGCCGCTGATCGGCTGGGCGGAGGTCGGGCCGGGGCTGCTGCAAGCGATCTCGTCGGCCGGGACCCCGTCCAACGCTGAAGGACAGACTGCCATTGGCCTGACTGGTGACGGTGATGCTGTGTCGACAGCGTCGCGCACGGTGTCGGACAACGTTCCTGGTCAGCAGCTGGATGGTGACGATGTGGCAACGAGCGAAGCCGAGGAGCTCGTGTCGCGTGCCGTTGTTCTCGACGTAGAGCATTGGCTTCGGCATCGTCGGCCGATCTCGGCGGAGACGCTGCGTCGGGAACTCGGTGTGGGTTCTGCGCGTGCACGTGCGTTGGTGAAACGGATCCGATCTGGCCGTACACCCGTTAGTGAGCACTAGTGCACCTCGCTGGTTGGTGCTACCCAGCACGATCCGGTGCCCGACGTCGGCGGTCGCCTGAACGCGATTCTCGCCAATCCTGGCGGGTCGGCGCCACCGAACTACGTCCAGCTACTCACACCCGCGACCGCGTTGCGATCCTCGCCAGCCCCAGAGGGCTGTCGCCACCGCCCCGCCGGCGAGCACGCCGATGACGGTGATGAAGTTGTGATCCTCGCCAGCCCCGGAGGGCTGGCGAGGATCGCAACTCGATCGACTGGAGCAGCGCGACGAACTGGTCGCGGTCGGTGGCGCCAGCCCCAGCGGGCTGGCGAGGATCGCAACTTCTGCTGGCCCGTTGATGCCTCGCAATCGATGTTCTGAGGTTCTCGCCGTTGGGCCACGTCACGGACGCGGGCCGGTCGGCGCTGGTGGGGAACTCAACGAGCGCCTCGGCGAACGGCTCGACCGGCAGGCCCGAACCGGGCGGGAAGTCATCGTCGTCGAACTCGCAGCCTTCCGAAGTGGGGTCGCCTTAGGGATACGCCTTGTCCCGATCGGCCTCCTGGTAGGAGAGGTAGCCGAACCCGTCGCGGACGGTGGCGTAGACGTCGTGGTCGAAGAACCCGCGTTCGATGTCCCATAGCGGCCAGTCGCGGTGGATCAACCGCGCCACGTCAGCGGCCTCGTCGGCGAGCAGCTCGACCAGCTCGCGCACCTGGTCGCGTCCCTTCACGAGCAGGTGTGCCCCGCGTCCCACACCATCTTCGGTGAACACGGCCCAACATGCGTCGATGGTCACCGGCCCCTCCTTTGTCTCGGGTGCGGAGGTCGCCGTGGTGTTTGGCGGGGCGCCCGAGGGAATCTTGTTTCGTTCTCGGTGGGCCTTGAGCCGCGTCGCGACCGCTTGTATCTGTTGCCACAACGGGTTGAGCTCGGTCAGCGGATGCCGTGCGGCCACTTCGGCGATCACGGTGCGGCGGGCGTGCGATCCCAAGGCCACGACGAACGGCTCGCGCCTGGCCATCTCGAACGGGATGAGGCGAGTCAGCTCGCCGAGATGGCCAGGCGCGAAACGGCCCTCGGCCACGCGGACATGGCGAGTAATGACACACTGATGTTCCAACGGGGTTCCTGCCGTGCATCGATCTTGGTCGACGTTGTTCTAGCAGGAACCCCGTTACCTACCTCAGCGGGTTGACAACACCACCCACTCCCTAACTTCCCAGCATTGCGACTAGCCGAGCGGCGACGATGGTGCCGTTCGTGCGGATCATGCCGGCCACGGCCGTCGCCCTCGCGCGGGTCTCGGGCGTGAGCGCCGACTTGAGTGCGGTCGACAGGGACTCGAACGTCGGGTTCGGACCGTCGTGGGCCACGCCGACGCCCAGGTCGGCCACCCGGCTCGCGAAGTACGGCTGGTCGGCCAGCTGCGGCACCACCACCTGCGGCGAGCCCGCCCGGGTGGCGGTGGTCGTGGTGCCCGAGCCGCCGTGGTGCACGACGGCCGCGACCCGCGGGAACAGCGCCTGCTGGTTGATCTCGCCGACCGCGAAGCAGTCGTCCCGGTCGTCGATCAGCGACAGGTCGGCCCACCCGGCCCGCACGACCACGCGTCGGCCCTGCGCCCGGACCGCCTCGATGGCCGCGGTGGCGGCGTCCGGCGCGCCGAGCATCGGCATGCTGCCGAAACCCACGAACACCGGCGGGGTGCCGGCGTCCAGGAACGCCATCAGCTCGGGCGGCAGCGGGCGGGTGTCGGGCAGCAGCCACGCGCCGGTCTGCACGACGTCGAGGTCCGCTGGTTGCTGCCACGGGTCGAGCGTCGGGTCGGTGGCCAGCAACGGGCGGTCGCCGAAGACGTAGTCGCGGACGTGGTCCACCGGCGGCAGGCCCATGGTCGCCCGGTCGGTGTTGAGCCCGTCGCCGAACAGGGCGTTCACGCTCTCGGCGTCGAGGTCCCACAGCTGCCGGTTGTCGGTGACCTCCGGCGGGAACGGCCGGCCCGGATACGCGAGCGGCATGTGGTGCGGCGAGGGCAGGATGACCTTCTGGAGAGCCGCGAACACCGAGGGGATGCCCACCTTCTCGGCCACCGACCGCGCGCCGGCCGCGGCGGGCATCATGCCGGTCACCACCATCGCGTCGCAGTCCTGTGCCACCGGCAGGATCGCCTCGGTCTGGGCGGCGACGATCTGGGCGGCATGCTCGGGGATGGATGTGGGCGGCGGCGCCGACTTCGTGAGTTCCCGCGCCGACGGCCCGACCGGCACCAGCGGCACTCCGAGCCCGGCCAGCAGATCGGCGAACTCCTCGTCCGGCGGTGCGCTCATCAGCACCTCGACGCCCAGTTCCCGCAGCTGCGCCGCGAGCCCCGCCACCGGTTCGACGTCTCCCCGTGACCCATACGTCGACAACAACACACGCACTCCGCAACTCCCGTTTCCGCAGGTACTGGCTATGGAGCGTAGATTCTGCGGCACGACCCGGGTCTTGCGGCAAGCCCCCAGGTGCGCTATACCTTGGAAATGGAAGGAGCCTGCGCGCTCCTTCTTTTTTGTGGGCGCGACTTGACAGCGGGTGGAGAATAAAAAATCGGCGTGCCCTCCAGAAACCAATGGAGAACCCGCCGTTCTTAGTTTCAAGTTAACGCACAAACGCTGTCGCCGAACATGAACGAGGCCAGCCCGGGTCTCGTCCGCGGTCATCGTGGCGGCTTCCTTGATCTCGATGTGTCAGGCGACGTCGGGTACGAAGCCGCCGCGAGCCAGCCCGAGTTCGCGGGCACGCTGGGCGGCGGCGGTGTAGGCCGGGTCGGCCATACGGCCAAGGATGCTCCAGCCGAGCGTGATGGGCGACGACGCAGCCTGTGATCTCTCGCTTCGAGATGCCGGGGGTCGCTGCAGTTCCGACCTGGAGCTCAGCCTTGGGGATCCACTTGCCGGCGACTTTGCCGTAGATCCGGATCGTGCCCCAGGAACCGAGCGGGAGCGGAGGGCGAGCCATGATCATCTCCAAGACCATGGGTTTAGCATGGATGATCCAGGGTACGCCGAAACGCAGGTCGGGCCTCTGGATGGCCTGACCTGCGTCGATGCGTGCCCCCGGTGCGATTCGAACGCACACTGGACGGATTTTGAGTCCGCTGCCTCTGCCGTTGGGCTACGGGGGCTTGTGCTGGCCATCGTACGTGACCGGTGATCACCTGGTTCGGCAGCCCCCTGCCGCGTGGCCCCGGGGCTGGCGCGAGTCGACGGCGGGTAGCCCCCGATGCGACGGACGAGCGTGGACCGGGCTGGTGATGAATTCGGCGGTTCCGTAACGATTGCCGGGATTCAGTGGTCGGGGTTCGGTGATGTTCCTACTGTTCGTTCGTGACGTTGCCACCTGTTCAAGGTCAAGGCGAACAGCCCCAGGACGGGCGCCCCGAGCCGGAATTCCACGACGAGCAGTCGCACGTTCAGGGCGGCGAGTCACCCCTACCGCAGGCCGGTTCCCCGCACGCGCAGCACGGGCATCCGTTCGCGGCTCCACCGGTGCCCGCACAGGAGCTGACCGAGCCGCGTTGGCCGCGAACGGTCGAGATGGCGTTCTGGATCGCGATGGTCGTACCGCTGGTGGTCGGCACGCTGGACACCGTGTTCGCCTACCTGACGAACGATGTGATCGCCTCCGGCCTCGACGCCGCCCTGGCGCGGTACGGCGTGGAACCGGTGCCGGCCCAGGACACGGACTGGCTCTACACCGCCGTCATGTACCTCGTTCTGGTCGCGCTGTGGATCGCGTTCGGATTGCAGGTGCGCGCGGGCCGGAACTGGGCTCGCGTGACGCTCATCGTGCTCGCCGCGGTCTGGCTGGGCTTGGAACTGCTGAGCAGCCTCCTGACACCCGTCATCTACGCGGCGCTCGGGTTGCCGTGGGATCTCGGACTTCCCATCGGGTTGATCGTCATGACCGCGTTCGTGCGCGTCCTGGCTCTGACCGGCACCATCACGTTCATCGTCTTGGTCTGCCGCAAGCCGTCGAAGCAGTACTTCCAGGAGACCCGCTCCTTCCAGATGGCCCAGTGGCGCGCCCAGGAGATCCCCTGGCGGTGAGCACCGTCCAGGCGTGAGCGGCGGTGGACCGGTCAGTTCGCGAGCCGCACCACCGACTCGATGATCTCGGGCCCGTCCAGCAGGGCGAGATCGTTGTGGCCCGCGTTCGCAACGACCAGTTCGATCGTGCCGGGCCGTATCCGGGCCACGGCCCGGCTCTCCTCCGGGGGCACGATCGAGTCGGCAGTGCCGTAGACGACGGCGACCGGGCACCGGACGTCGCGCAGGTGCATCGCGAGCGGGTACCGGTCCCGGAGCAACGACCTCACGGGCAGGTACGGGTAGTGGCGCTGGCCGACGGAAGCGAGGTCGGTGAACGGTGACCGCAGCACCAGCCCGGCCGGTTCGTGCTCGGACGCCAGCTCGGTGACAACGGCCCCACCGAGGCTTTCGCCGTAGTAGACCAACCGATCCGGTCGCAGGCCGGCATCCTCGACGAGGTAGCGCCGCGCCGCGCGGACGTCCTTCGCCAATCCCGCCTCGCTCGGGTCGCCCGGGTTGCCACCGTAACCGCGGTAGTCGAACAGCAGCACCGCCAGTCCGCGGTCCGCGAGCGCGTCGGCCAGCGGAGCCCGCAGCGACCGGTTGCCCGCGTTGCCGTTGGCGACCAGCACACCCGTACCGCGCTGCTGGCCGCGGGCAGGCACATACCAGGCACCCAGCTGCAGCCCGTCGCTCGTGCGCAGCACGACCTCCTCAGCGCCCCTGAGCACCGCGGCAACCGGCGGCGGCTGACCGAACGGGTAGTAGATCAACCTGCGTTGGAACGCCCAGACCGAGCCCAGGACCACGGCTATCACCAGCACCACGACGAGCACGACGCGCAGCACACCTCCCAGTGTGCGCGACATCGCGCCGGGTCGGCTGGCGTGAACCAACCGGGCGACCCACCCAGGTCGGCTGAGCGTGGTGACCTCTGCGGGAATGCCGTGGAGATCAGTCCGCGGCTGCTGGGCTCTTCCTGCGAGCGTCGGCGCGGTTGCATGATCCTTCTCATGGAAATCACTCGTACCGCGGTTGTCACTGGTGGGGCGCACGGCATCGGGGCCGGGATCGCGCGCCGGTTCGCCGCTGACGGGCTCGCCGTGGCCCTCGTCGACATCGATCGGGAGCGCGCCAGCAGTACCGCCGAGGAGATCAACGCCTCCGGCGGCCGGGCCATCGCCATCGGTGCCGACATCGCCGATCCGGACGCGGCCACCTCCGCCGTCCACACCGCTGCCGAGGAGCTGGGCGGCGTGGGCGTGCTGGTCAACAACGCCGGGTTCGCGCGCGACTCGGTGCTGCCGGAGATGACCCGCAAGCAGTGGAACGACGTCATCGCCGTTCACCTCGACGCCGCCTTCCACACCACCCAGGCCGCGCACTCCTACATGCGGACGGCCGGTTGGGGCCGCATCATCAACATCTCCAGCATCTCAGCGCTGGGAACGCCGGGGCGGGTGAACTACTCCGCGGCCAAGGCCGGGCTGCTCGGCTACACCAAGGCCCTCGCGCTGGAGCTGGCTCCCGACGGCATCACCGCCAACGCGATCGCGCCGGGCTTCATCGTCAGCGACATGACCGCGGCCACCGCCAAGCGGCTGGGCCGCGACTTCGAGGAGCACCAGCGGATCGCTGCCTCCTCGATCCCGGTCGGGCGAGTCGGCCAGCCCGAGGACATCGCCCACGCCGCCGCGTTCTTCGCCCACCCCGACGCCGGGTTCATCACCGGGCAGGTGCTCTACGTGTCCGGTGGCGTCCACGGGTGATGCTCGCGCGCCCCGGTCATCGTTGGCGGCCGGGGCGTTCCGGGAGGAGTTCGGCGAGCAGGGCGCGGACCCGTCGGTCGATGTCGTCGCGGATCGGGCGGACTTCGTCGATGGGTTTGCCCGCCGGGTCGGTGAGTTCCCAGTCGAGGTAGCGCTTTCCCAGGAAGACCGGGCAGGCGTCGCCGCAGCCCATGGTGATCACCACGTCGGCCTCTTCGACCGCGTCGGTGGTGAGCTTCTTCGGGAACTCCCGGGAGAGGTCGATGCCGAGTTCGCTCATCACCTCGATCACCGCGGGGTTGATGGCGCCGGCCGGTGCGGATCCGGCTGAGCGGACGGTGACCCGGCCCTGGGCGTGGTGGTGCAGCAGGGCTGCGGCCATCTGCGAGCGGCCCGCGTTGTGCACGCAGACGAACAGGGCTTCGGGGATGGTGGGCACAGCGGCTCCTTGGGTGTCACGAGGTTGCGAACCAGCGGCGGGCGGCGAGCGAGACGTAGACCAGGCCGACGAGCACCGGGACCTCGATGAGCGGGCCGACGACACCGGCGAGGGCTTGGCCGCTGGTGACGCCGAAGGTGGCGATGGCCACCGCGATGGCGAGTTCGAAGTTGTTGCCCGCGGCGGTGAACGACAGCGTCGCGGAGCGTTCGTAGTTCAGGCCGATGACTTTGCCCAGCGCGAACGAACCCGCCCACATGACGGCGAAGTAGACCAGCAGCGGCAGTGCGATGCGGGCGACGTCGAGCGGGTTGGACGTGATCGCGTCACCTTGCAGCGCGAAGAGGACGACGATGGTGAACAGCAGGCCGTAGAGGGCGACGGGACCGATCTTGGGCAGGAACCGCTCCTCGTACCACTGGCGGCCCTTGGTGCGCTCGCCGAGCTTGCGGGTGAGGAAGCCGGCGACCAGCGGGATGCCGAGGAAGATCAGCACGTTCTTCGCGATCTCCCACGCGGAGACCTCCAGGCCGACCTGGGGCAGGCCGAGCCAGCCGGGCAGCGCGGAGAGGTAGAACCAGCCGAGCCCGGCGAAGGCGATGACCTGGAACAGCGAGTTCAGCGCGACGAGCACGGCGGCGGCTTCGCGGTCGCCGCAGGCGAGGTCGTTCCAGATGATGACCATGGCGATGCAGCGGGCGAGGCCGACGATGATCAGCCCGGTGCGGTACTCGGGCAGGTCAGGCAGGAAGATCCAGGCCAGCGAGAACATCAGCGCGGGGCCGAGGATCCAGTTGAGCACGAGCGAGGAGATCATCAGGCGCTTGTCGCCGGTGACGGTGTCGAGCCGGTCGTAGCGGACCTTGGCCAGCACCGGGTACATCATCACCAGCAGCCCCAGGGCGATCGGGAGCGAAACCCCGTCGAGCTGCACGGAATCCAGCGCGGATCCCAGACCTGGGATCCAGCGTCCGGCGAGCAGGCCGAGCACCATCGCGGCGCCGATCCACACCGGCAGCAACCGGTCCAGTGTGGACAGCTTCACCACCACTGCCCTCTCCACGGTCTGGTTCACGCCGTCACCGCCTGCGCGGGCAGCAGCGACTCGGCCAGCAGCTTGAGCGCTTCGGGACGGGCCTGGTAGTAGATCCAGGTCCCGCGGCGGTCGCCGGTGATGAGCCCGGCTTCGCGCAGCACCTTGAGGTGGTGGGAGATCGTCGGCCCGGACAGCTCGAAAGCGCCGGTGAGGTCGCACACGCACGCTTCGCCGCCGGCGTGGGAGGCGATCAGCGACAGCAGGCGCAGCCGGACCGGGTCACCGATCGCCTTGAACGCCTTGGCCAGCTCCGCCGCCTGCTCGGCGGTCAAGGGCTCGCGCATCACCTGCGTCGAGCAGGCGTCGACGATCGGCAACTCGTGTTTCGACATGGATCTAATTTGACAGCCATCGATACAGGACGCAAGCTCGGTGGCGGCTTCCCCGCGGTGGTGTGACCGGTAACTCGGGGAGGTCGTGGAGTCGGGAGGCGCGGGTGACCGAGGTTCGGGACGTGGTGGTGATCGGTGGTGGTCAGGCCGGTCTGGCGGTGGGGTACTTCCTGCGGCGGGCGGGCGTGGACTTCGTCGTCCTCGACGACCAGCCCGGGCCCGGCGGCGCCTGGCGGCACTGCTGGGACTCGCTGCGCCTGTTCTCCCCCGCCGAGTACAGCCCGCTGCCGGGCTGGTGGATGCCCCGGCAACCCGGCGAGGAGTTCCCGACGGCCGAGCACGTCGCCGGCTACCTAGCCGCTTACGAACAGCGCTACGACCTCCCGGTGCGGCGGCCCGTGCGGGTGCGGGGCGTGCACGATGCGGGCGCGTGGTTGGCGGTGCAGACCGACCAGGGCGCGTGGCGGGCGCGGATCGTGATCAGCGCGACCGGCACCTGGGGCACTCCGCACCTGCCGTCCTATCCCGGTCAGGAACTGTTCGCGGGCCGGCAGCTGCACACCACCGACTACCGGTCTCCGCAGGAGTTCGCCGGTCAGCGCGTGGTGGTGGTCGGCGGTGGCAACTCCGCCGCTCAGATCCTCGCGGAGGTCTCCACGGTCGCGGCGACGACGTGGGTCACTCGCCGGGCGCCGCGGTTCATGCCGGACGACGTCGACGGGCGGGTGCTGTTCGACGTGGCCACCCAGCGCGAGGCCGCCCGCCGCGCCGGGCTCCCCGACAACGGCGGCACCAGGAGCCTCGGCGACATCGTGATGCTGCCCGCCGTCCGCGACGCCCGCGACCGCGGTGTCCTGCGCGCGGAGCCGATGTTCGGCCGGCTCACCGAAGGCGGTGTCGGCTGGGACGGCGTCCGCGAACTCGACTGCGACGCGATCATCTGGTGCACCGGCTTCCGCCCGGACCTCGGTCACCTCGCACCACTGGGGCTGGAGGTGGACAACGGCGTGGTGCCGACCGAGGGAACCCGTTGCCTGCAAGAGCCGCGACTGCACCTGCTCGGCTACGGGGACTGGACCGGCTGGGCCGCGGCCACGCTGGTCGGCGCGAGCCGGATCGCGAAGACGACCGCGGCTGCGATCGCCGAAGAGCTCCAGCGCGACGAAGCCGCCGGTTAACCCGCGCGGGACGGCGGCGCGGTCAAGCCGATGACCTCCGGCGCGGCGCAGCAGCCGCCCTTCTCAGCTTCAGGCTCGTCGAACAGACCGGCGCCGCCGCACACCCCGGTTTCGGGGAGGGCGAGCTCGACGCGTTCGGCGGCCTCGGTGTCGCCGGCGATCGCGGCGACGACGCTGCGGACCTGCTCGTAGCCGGTCATCGCCAGGAAGGTCGGCGCGCGGCCGTAGCTCTTCATCCCGACCAGGAACACCCCGGGTTCCGGGTGCGAGAGCTCCTTCGC
This portion of the Saccharopolyspora antimicrobica genome encodes:
- a CDS encoding glycosyltransferase, translated to MRVLLSTYGSRGDVEPVAGLAAQLRELGVEVLMSAPPDEEFADLLAGLGVPLVPVGPSARELTKSAPPPTSIPEHAAQIVAAQTEAILPVAQDCDAMVVTGMMPAAAGARSVAEKVGIPSVFAALQKVILPSPHHMPLAYPGRPFPPEVTDNRQLWDLDAESVNALFGDGLNTDRATMGLPPVDHVRDYVFGDRPLLATDPTLDPWQQPADLDVVQTGAWLLPDTRPLPPELMAFLDAGTPPVFVGFGSMPMLGAPDAATAAIEAVRAQGRRVVVRAGWADLSLIDDRDDCFAVGEINQQALFPRVAAVVHHGGSGTTTTATRAGSPQVVVPQLADQPYFASRVADLGVGVAHDGPNPTFESLSTALKSALTPETRARATAVAGMIRTNGTIVAARLVAMLGS
- a CDS encoding alpha/beta hydrolase — protein: MLRVVLVVVLVIAVVLGSVWAFQRRLIYYPFGQPPPVAAVLRGAEEVVLRTSDGLQLGAWYVPARGQQRGTGVLVANGNAGNRSLRAPLADALADRGLAVLLFDYRGYGGNPGDPSEAGLAKDVRAARRYLVEDAGLRPDRLVYYGESLGGAVVTELASEHEPAGLVLRSPFTDLASVGQRHYPYLPVRSLLRDRYPLAMHLRDVRCPVAVVYGTADSIVPPEESRAVARIRPGTIELVVANAGHNDLALLDGPEIIESVVRLAN
- the fabG gene encoding 3-oxoacyl-ACP reductase FabG is translated as MEITRTAVVTGGAHGIGAGIARRFAADGLAVALVDIDRERASSTAEEINASGGRAIAIGADIADPDAATSAVHTAAEELGGVGVLVNNAGFARDSVLPEMTRKQWNDVIAVHLDAAFHTTQAAHSYMRTAGWGRIINISSISALGTPGRVNYSAAKAGLLGYTKALALELAPDGITANAIAPGFIVSDMTAATAKRLGRDFEEHQRIAASSIPVGRVGQPEDIAHAAAFFAHPDAGFITGQVLYVSGGVHG
- a CDS encoding arsenate reductase ArsC, with translation MAAALLHHHAQGRVTVRSAGSAPAGAINPAVIEVMSELGIDLSREFPKKLTTDAVEEADVVITMGCGDACPVFLGKRYLDWELTDPAGKPIDEVRPIRDDIDRRVRALLAELLPERPGRQR
- the arsB gene encoding ACR3 family arsenite efflux transporter; translated protein: MNQTVERAVVVKLSTLDRLLPVWIGAAMVLGLLAGRWIPGLGSALDSVQLDGVSLPIALGLLVMMYPVLAKVRYDRLDTVTGDKRLMISSLVLNWILGPALMFSLAWIFLPDLPEYRTGLIIVGLARCIAMVIIWNDLACGDREAAAVLVALNSLFQVIAFAGLGWFYLSALPGWLGLPQVGLEVSAWEIAKNVLIFLGIPLVAGFLTRKLGERTKGRQWYEERFLPKIGPVALYGLLFTIVVLFALQGDAITSNPLDVARIALPLLVYFAVMWAGSFALGKVIGLNYERSATLSFTAAGNNFELAIAVAIATFGVTSGQALAGVVGPLIEVPVLVGLVYVSLAARRWFATS
- a CDS encoding ArsR/SmtB family transcription factor, producing the protein MSKHELPIVDACSTQVMREPLTAEQAAELAKAFKAIGDPVRLRLLSLIASHAGGEACVCDLTGAFELSGPTISHHLKVLREAGLITGDRRGTWIYYQARPEALKLLAESLLPAQAVTA
- a CDS encoding ArsO family NAD(P)H-dependent flavin-containing monooxygenase, whose product is MTEVRDVVVIGGGQAGLAVGYFLRRAGVDFVVLDDQPGPGGAWRHCWDSLRLFSPAEYSPLPGWWMPRQPGEEFPTAEHVAGYLAAYEQRYDLPVRRPVRVRGVHDAGAWLAVQTDQGAWRARIVISATGTWGTPHLPSYPGQELFAGRQLHTTDYRSPQEFAGQRVVVVGGGNSAAQILAEVSTVAATTWVTRRAPRFMPDDVDGRVLFDVATQREAARRAGLPDNGGTRSLGDIVMLPAVRDARDRGVLRAEPMFGRLTEGGVGWDGVRELDCDAIIWCTGFRPDLGHLAPLGLEVDNGVVPTEGTRCLQEPRLHLLGYGDWTGWAAATLVGASRIAKTTAAAIAEELQRDEAAG